TCTGGCCATCACGGCTGACTGCACGCCGCGCTACTGCCAGGCCAGCCCGCGCACAGGCGGCGCGCAGGTGGTGGCTGAAGCGTGGCGCAACATCACAGCCACAGGTGCGCGCCCCCTGGCGGTGACGGACAACCTCAATTTCGGCAGCCCTGAGAACCCCGTCATCATGGGGCAGTTCGTTGACGCGCTTAAAGGCATGGGGGAGGCCTGCCGCGTTCTGGACTTCCCTGTCGTCAGCGGCAATGTTTCCCTCTACAACGAAACGCGCGATGCTGAGGGCAGGCCAGCGGCCATTCTGCCAACGCCCGCCATCGGCGCCATCGGGCTTTTGGACGACCTGGCCCACGCCACAGGCTTCGCCCTGCAGCCTGGCCAGGCTTTGGTGGAGGTTGGCACTAACCAGGGCTGGCTTGGTCAGTCGCTATGGCTGCGTGAAATCCAGGGCCGTGAGGAAGGCGCCCCACCGCCTGTTGATTTGGCACAGGAGAGGCGCCATGGCGACTTCATCCGCCAGGCCATCGCTGGGGGGTTGGTCAAGGCCTGCCATGACGTCTCTGATGGTGGGCTTTTGGTGGCCATTGCCGAAATGGCGCTTGGCAGCCCCCAGGGCGCTGGCGCAGGGCCAGGCGTTGGCGTGAAGTTGGACGCCCCCCCCGCCACCATCCCCCCCCATGCTTATTGGTATGGGGAGGACCAGGGGCGTTACGTTGTGGCGCTGAACCCTGGGGACGTGGAAACCTTCACCAAAATGGCCGGGCAGGCGGGCGTGCCCGTTCGCACCCTTGGCACAGTGGGGGGGGAGGCCATTACCCTCCAAGGCCAGAGCATTCCCCTCGCCACGCTGCGCCAGCGCAGCGAGGCCTTCTTCCCCACGTTGATGGAGGTGCGCTGACATGCCCATGAAAGCGAGTGTCGTCCTCAAAACACTGCAGGACGCCTTCCCTGAAGGGCAGGTCAGCCTGCAGCCCCTAGCTACGGATGGCGACCATTACGCCTGCACCGTTATCAGCGAGCGCTTCAGGGGGGTGCCACGCGTGCGCCAGCACCAGATGGTCTATGACGCCTTTGGCGGGCGCATCGGCACAGAGCTGCACGCCCTGGCCGTCAAGACCGCCGTGCCTGACGCCACGCCTGACGCTAGCTGATAGAAGCCAGGTTGGGGCGTGGCTGGGGCTTGCAAGCCCTGGGCGCGCTCCCCATGTTGCCCTTTAAAGGGTACCAGG
The sequence above is drawn from the Formicincola oecophyllae genome and encodes:
- a CDS encoding BolA/IbaG family iron-sulfur metabolism protein, encoding MPMKASVVLKTLQDAFPEGQVSLQPLATDGDHYACTVISERFRGVPRVRQHQMVYDAFGGRIGTELHALAVKTAVPDATPDAS